In Fusarium oxysporum Fo47 chromosome VII, complete sequence, the following proteins share a genomic window:
- a CDS encoding peptidase S8/S53 domain-containing protein codes for MRLIASLVVIAGIVDLVFSRATIQNIGVEDEDVVPNSYIITYKSSATSNDKKKHEEAITKKARRKGKEGVVNNIKLDGFQGYVAKMTSSELKDVVNSDLVAYIEKDVIYNLTAVAAPSSKPLTKRGFTRQLDPQWGLARISQRTKGSLDAQYYYDTTAGNGTNVYVLDTGIRITHKEFSGRAIWGANFIRGSPDRDENGHGTHVAGTVGGKTYGVAKNCKLIAVKVGNKDGLSSLSVGLQSIQWAVNHAKSRGLAKKSVINISFGGGYSAAANEAVKAATDAGLTVVVSAGNEADDASFWSPGSAASAITVGASDAFDWRAPFSNFGTSVDIFAPGVGILSSWHLSDSSSRYLSGTSMSAPHVAGLAAYFISKEGIQGSAAVTKRILGASLAGYIIDAGGSNNRLAYNANGM; via the exons ATGAGACTCATCGCCTCGCTCGTTGTTATCGCAGGAATTGTCGACCTGGTATTTAGCCGAGCGACTATACAGAATATCGGagtcgaagacgaagatgtcGTACCAAACAGCTACATCATAACATACAAGTCAAGTGCAACATCTAAcgataagaagaagcatgAAGAAGCTATTACGAAGAAGGCcagaagaaagggaaaagaggGTGTTGTTAATaacatcaagcttgatggTTTCCAAGGCTATGTCGCCAAGATGACATCCTCAGAGCTTAAGGATGTCGTTAACTCTGACCTG GTTGCCTATATCGAAAAGGATGTCATATACAATCTCACTGCCGTTGCTGCTCCATCCTCCAAACCACTTACGAAACGAGGGTTTACCAGACAACTTGACCCTCAATGGGGCCTCGCACGCATCTCCCAACGCACTAAAGGAAGTCTAGATGCCCAGTACTACTATGACACTACCGCAGGCAACGGCACGAATGTGTATGTGCTTGACACGGGTATTCGAATCACCCACAAAGAGTTCTCAGGCCGTGCCATTTGGGGAGCCAATTTCATCCGTGGCTCTCCTGACAGGGACGAGAACGGGCATGGCACGCATGTTGCTGGTACTGTTGGAGGGAAGACGTACGGAGTGGCTAAGAATTGTAAGCTGATTGCTGTCAAGGTGGGAAATAAGGATGGTCTCAGCAGTCTGTCGGTTGGACTCCAGAGTATACAGTGGGCTGTTAACCACGCAAAGTCCCGAGGTCTTGCCAAGAAGAGCGTTATCAACATCTCGTTTGGTGGCGGCTACAGTGCTGCTGCTAatgaggctgtcaaggctGCAACTGATGCCGGTCTCACTGTTGTCGTCTCAGCTGGTaatgaagctgatgacgCCTCTTTCTGGTCACCAGGATCTGCTGCATCTGCTATTACTGTCGGTGCTTCTGATGCCTTTGACTGGCGAGCTCCCTTCTCAAACTTTGGAACTTCGGTGGATATATTCGCGCCTGGTGTCGGCATCCTCAGCTCATGGCACCTGAGCGACTCTAGCAGTCGATACCTCTCTGGCACGAGTATGTCTGCGCCACATGTCGCTGGCCTCGCAGCCTATTTCATTTCCAAGGAGGGAATTCAAGGTTCCGCTGCTGTTACGAAACGCATCCTCGGTGCCTCTCTTGCTGGTTATATTATAGACGCCGGTGGTAGTAACAATCGTCTGGCTTATAATGCCAATGGCATGTAG
- a CDS encoding major facilitator superfamily domain-containing protein translates to MRALQGVAIAMHFSSSVALVADTQPRGQSRNISFACLGLSQLLGFTFGLVVGGVLVDTVGWRSGWYLYGGVTLLLSAVGLWSLPKSEPLGFRNIFVDLIYRVDWIGALLASVSMASISYFLAVISTDVHRIKETGTVTLLCFSLATLPLFVVLNSVDLLTSLYFQEIQYLSAVDAGIRILPSTVVGLGLNLMTGLIVHKIPAVWLVAASSLLSSGSPLLMAVINPSWSYWVGAFFAQILLPFSIDVLFTVGLIIVTDVFPEKNQSVAGAVFNTAAQFGNALGLAIVQVVSAAVTNQKINPKSPEALLEGYRASFWTLFSLMLVCVLVAALGLRGAGKANATRCVMVVNGFMANRFSNKMLTRDKEYMKLNHRV, encoded by the exons ATGAGGGCATTGCAGGGCGTTGCCATAGCGATGCATTTCTCCAGTTCTGTAGCTCTCGTAGCTGATACTCAGCCCCGTGGACAGAGCCGAAACATATCGTTCGCTTGCCTGGGTTTAAGTCAGCTGCTAGGCTTCACCTTTGGCCTTGTCGTCGGTGGCGTACTCGTGGATACTGTTGGATGGCGCTCGGGATGGTATCTTTATGGAGGCGTTACCCTGCTCCTGTCCGCCGTCGGCCTATGGTCACTGCCAAAATCCGAGCCGCTCGGTTTCCGAAACATATTCGTTGATTTGATATACAGAGTCGATTGGATCGGAGCACTACTCGCCTCGGTGTCTATGGCCTCGATTTCCTATTTCTTAGC GGTTATCAGCACGGACGTCCATCGTATCAAAGAGACCGGGACTGTTACACTCCTGTGCTTCAGCTTGGCGACCCTGCCACTGTTTGTTG TGCTGAATTCTGTTGATCTTCTTACAAGTCTCTA CTTTCAAGAGATCCAATATTTGTCGGCTGTCGACGCCGGAATCCGCATCCTTCCCAGTACCGTCGTCGGACTAGGCCTCAATCTGATGACCGGCCTCATCGTGCACAAAATACCTGCTGTCTGGCTTGTAGCGGCCTCGTCGCTACTTTCCTCGGGATCGCCGCTTCTTATGGCCGTGATCAATCCCAGTTGGTCCTATTGGGTCGGTGCCTTCTTCGCACAAATCCTTCTGCCATTTTCTATCGATGTGCTCTTCACCGTCGGACTCATTATCGTTACTGACGTTTTCCCTGAGAAGAATCAATCCGTTGCTGGTGCTGTCTTCAACACGGCCGCGCAGTTTGGGAACGCTCTGGGGCTGGCTATTGTGCAGGTAGTCTCCGCAGCGGTAACAAACCAAAAGATCAACCCAAAGTCCCCCGAGGCTCTCTTGGAAGGTTACCGCGCATCCTTTTGGACTCTCTTTTCCCTAATGCTTGTTTGCGTGCTTGTGGCAGCACTTGGGCTACGGGGAGCGGGTAAG GCGAATGCGACAAGATGCGTTATGGTCGTGAATGGATTTATGGCGAACAGGTTTTCAAACAAGATGTTGACTCGAGACAAGGAATACATGAAGTTAAACCACAGAGTTTGA
- a CDS encoding P-loop containing nucleoside triphosphate hydrolase protein: MGRKVAREIVDLAEKVYEPCYYIPFTRNTRFTGRTTVLNALEDKFFGPEQSQKVALVGLGGVGKTQIALRLAYQMKEKRPDYSIFWVPVLSDETAERAYVDIAKKLGLQKSSEDDDVKDLVCQHLSSDKAGKWLLIVDNADDKEIIFGSAEKPGLEEYLPQSENGIILLTTRSGQVAVEFAPSDVVYIEQMDQEEAVILLEKSLVQGQLLQDKVAVVELLAYLAFLPLAITQAAAYLNHTKAPVQTYLDLLRNAEDNDTTVLEREFRDNTRYSGSQNAIGTTWIVSFRQIQKSNQLAVDLLSFMSYIEPKAIPRSILPDAKADELEWAIGTLCSYSFLVRRKEKDVFDMHSLVHTATRSWLAKQDLDGEVASDVICHLAARFPARSDAHYDQRREYMPHAMRLLSRHHESKTAETYRLFEKVGDSFYTDRRFKEAIRCYEEVYRWRQDLHPETDGVRLSSEHALATAYLSNRRIKDAIKMLEHVVTVRKETLGEDHPDRLASEHELATAYLEDRRIKDAIEMLECVVAVRRVTLDEKDHSRLISEQVLGSAYLNDGRTKDATEMLEHVVAVRKETLDEKDHEKLTSEQVLARAYLDDRRIKDAIEMLECVVAVRRETQDEKDHSRLTSEQVLAVAYLDDGRIKDAIEMLEHVVAVRRETQDEKDHYRLASEHELARAYQVDNQGHVSGKYNSFEQWTRRPIVVADAIRSAHPEFANADGTAAPLEPPPSGVSPDVRQLFDQVSDS; this comes from the exons ATGGGGCGGAAGGTAGCAAGAGAAATCGTGGACTTAGCTG AGAAGGTTTACGAACCGTGTTATTATATCCCGTTTACCAGAAACACACGCTTCACTGGCCGCACAACCGTCTTAAACGCATTGGAAGACAAGTTCTTTGGCCCAGAGCAGAGTCAGAAGGTGGCGCTAGTCGGCCTTGGTGGAGTTGGTAAGACTCAAATCGCCCTGCGTTTGGCTTATcagatgaaggagaaacggCCAGATTATTCGATCTTTTGGGTGCCGGTTTTGAGTGATGAAACTGCAGAACGTGCTTATGTGGACATTGCGAAGAAGCTTGGATTGCAGAAGAGTAGCGAAGACGACGACGTGAAGGATCTAGTCTGCCAGCACCTCAGCTCAGACAAAGCTGGCAAGTGGCTCTTGATTGTGGACAATGCCGACGACAAGGAAATTATCTTTGGATCTGCTGAGAAGCCAGGATTGGAAGAGTATTTACCTCAGAGCGAGAATGGTATCATCCTTTTGACGACGCGGTCTGGGCAAGTCGCGGTGGAGTTTGCGCCCTCTGACGTGGTCTATATTGAGCAAAtggatcaagaagaagcggtGATTCTTTTGGAGAAGTCCCTAGTTCAAGGACAGCTGCTTCAGGACAAAGTAGCGGTCGTTGAGCTACTCGCATATTTGGCTTTTCTCCCGCTGGCTATCACGCAGGCTGCCGCATACCTCAATCACACCAAAGCACCCGTACAGACATATCTGGACCTCTTACGAAACGCCGAGGACAACGATACGACAGTTCTCGAGAGAGAGTTCAGAGATAACACCCGATACAGTGGTTCTCAAAACGCTATAGGAACAACATGGATTGTGTCTTTCCGCCAGATCCAAAAGTCAAACCAACTTGCCGTTGATCTGTTGTCGTTTATGTCATATATAGAGCCGAAGGCGATTCCCCGGTCCATATTACCCGATGCAAAGGCTGATGAGTTGGAGTGGGCTATTGGCACGCTTTGCAGCTACTCATTTCTGGTCCGTAGGAAAGAAAAGGATGTGTTCGACATGCACAGCCTTGTGCATACAGCAACGCGGAGCTGGCTTGCAAAGCAGGACCTTGATGGGGAGGTGGCAAGCGATGTGATATGTCACCTTGCAGCGAGGTTCCCTGCAAGAAGCGATGCTCACTATGACCAGAGAAGAGAGTATATGCCACATGCAATGCGGTTGCTAAGCCGACATCATGAGAGCAAGACGGCTGAAACTTACCGGCTTTTTGAAAAGGTTGGAGACTCCTTTTACACGGACAGACGATTCAAAGAAGCGATAAGGTGTTATGAGGAGGTCTACCGGTGGAGACAAGACCTTCATCCTGAAACAGATGGTGTTCGACTATCATCGGAGCACGCACTTGCAACCGCATACCTTAGTAACCGACGAATCAAGGATGCGATTAAGATGCTCGAGCATGTGGTGACGGTTCGGAAGGAGACATTAGGGGAAGATCACCCAGACCGACTGGCATCAGAGCACGAACTTGCAACCGCATACCTCGAAGACCGACGAATCAAGGATGCGATTGAGATGCTCGAGTGTGTGGTAGCAGTTCGAAGGGTGACACTGGACGAGAAGGACCATTCTCGACTAATATCGGAGCAAGTACTTGGGAGCGCATACCTTAATGACGGACGAACTAAGGATGCGACTGAGATGCTTGAGCACGTGGTGGCAGTTCGAAAGGAGACACTAGACGAGAAGGACCATGAAAAACTAACCTCAGAGCAAGTACTTGCAAGAGCATACCTCGATGACCGACGAATCAAGGATGCGATTGAGATGCTCGAGTGTGTGGTAGCAGTTCGAAGGGAGACACAAGATGAGAAAGACCATTCTCGACTAACATCGGAGCAAGTACTTGCAGTCGCATACCTTGATGACGGACGAATCAAGGATGCGATTGAGATGCTCGAGCATGTGGTAGCAGTTCGAAGGGAGACACAAGATGAGAAAGACCATTATCGACTGGCGTCAGAACACGAGCTCGCAAGAGCATACCAAGTCGACAATCAAGGCCACGTTTCCGGTAAGTATAATAGCTTTGAACAGTGGACACGACGACCCATTGTCGTGGCCGACGCCATTCGTTCTGCTCATCCAGAATTTGCGAATGCAGACGGGACAGCTGCACCACTTGAGCCCCCACCTTCGGGTGTGTCTCCGGATGTTCGCCAGCTATTTGATCAGGTGAGTGACAGCTGA
- a CDS encoding glycosyl hydrolases family 18-domain-containing protein — MVYFVNWYGSPNFHAIEALASLPQPWPDQIERDEILIVNIWKNITKGIRTYPLSLAWLESDKDNAFGCVKQLFLLKKAHRNLKVLLSIGGWTWSTNFATTAASAAGRSTFAKSAVTLLKDWGFDGIDIDWEYPASDEDAANMVLLLQAVRNELDAYASKHAPGYHFQITIAAPAGSSHYNKLRLADLGRIVDYINLMAYDYAGSWSSVAGHSANLYANTDIPQSTPFNTDDAVKAYLNAGVPSHKLILGMPAYGRSFIGASGMGEPHSGVGLPNKALGSWEAGVWDYKALSKQGLEIMYDEKAQAYYGKYQSGGGICSYDTPETIQKKVSYLKQRGLGGAMFWEASGDGRGQESLVGMSFRSLGNLDQTENLLVYPDSRYKNIASGMEAAV; from the exons ATGGTCTACTTTGTCAACTGGTATGGCAGCCCCAATTTCCATGCGATTGAAGCCTTGGCAAGCCTGCCGCAGCCATGGCCGGATCAGATTGAACGAGACGAGATACTGATCGTAAAC ATTTGGAAAAACATTACGAAGGGGATT AGGACCTATCCCCTCTCTCTAGCTTGGCTCGAAAGCGATAAAGATAATGCGTTTGGATGCGTTAAGCAGCTCTTTCTCCTGAAAAAGGCGCACCGCAACCTCAAGGTCCTGCTATCCATCGGCGGCTGGACTTGGTCTACAAATTTCGCCACTACTGCAGCTAGTGCCGCCGGTCGATCTACCTTTGCCAAGTCGGCAGTCACTCTTCTGAAAGACTGGGGCTTTGATGGTATCGATATCGACTGGGAGTACCCAGCtagtgatgaagatgcagcCAATATGGTACTCCTCCTCCAGGCAGTTCGGAACGAGCTCGATGCCTACGCTTCTAAGCACGCACCAGGATATCACTTTCAGATTACCATCGCCGCTCCAGCGGGCTCGAGTCATTATAACAAGCTACGGCTCGCAGATCTTGGCCGTATAGTCGATTACATCAATCTTATGGCTTACGACTATGCCGGATCCTGGAGCTCTGTAGCTGGTCACAGCGCTAATCTCTATGCAAACACAGATATTCCCCAGTCTACTCCATTCAATACTGATGATGCCGTCAAGGCCTACCTTAATGCCGGGGTACCTTCTCACAAACTCATCCTCGGCATGCCTGCGTATGGAAGATCCTTCATCGGTGCATCGGGTATGGGGGAACCGCACTCAGGCGTAGGCCTTCCCAACAAGGCGCTAGGTAGCTGGGAGGCTGGTGTCTGGGACTACAAAGCTTTATCCAAACAAGGTCTCGAAATAATGTACGATGAGAAGGCGCAAGCATACTACGGCAAGTATCAATCTGGAGGAGGCATCTGCTCGTACGATACTCCAGAAACTATCCAGAAAAAGGTGTCCTACTTGAAGCAGCGAGGCCTGGGAGGGGCTATGTTTTGGGAAGCATCAGGAGATGGGAGAGGACAAGAATCGTTGGTGGGAATGAGCTTCAGATCTTTGGGAAATCTCGATCAAACAGAAAACTTGCTTGTTTATCCTGATTCAAGATACAAAAACATTGCTTCCGGCATGGAAGCGGCGGTATGA
- a CDS encoding Alpha/Beta hydrolase protein yields MVDKLGIEDSRVTWHTTTIRHKTYHYMKADPDNEPLATIILLHGFPDLAFGWRYQIPCLQSHGYQIIAPDMLGFGLTSAPSQPSSYALRSIAEDIRDLANLVVKDKKIILGGHDWGGAVVWRTALWFPDLVQGIFSVGTPFIPPSRIYRSLDDVTQLEGMKSLRYQLQFQGVLIDKEITDETKIRQFLNAMFGAKGPENEVGFHAAEGILFHNLPKLNQSQLLSNVEMDYYVSRYSLQGQAKLEGPLRWYRTRAHNYLDELRLLLKPLKFSMPALFLTVTRDEVLPSSMSEGMDQYFENLTRREVDASHWVLWESPTKVNEQILAWLEMVVQHKS; encoded by the coding sequence ATGGTCGACAAGCTTGGGATCGAGGATTCTCGAGTGACATGGCACACAACAACAATCCGCCACAAAACTTACCATTACATGAAAGCCGATCCGGATAACGAACCCCTTGCGACAATTATCCTTCTGCATGGATTTCCTGATTTGGCCTTCGGCTGGCGGTATCAGATCCCTTGTCTGCAATCTCATGGATATCAGATCATCGCGCCAGACATGCTTGGTTTCGGCCTTACCAGCGCCCCTAGTCAGCCAAGCTCGTACGCCTTGAGGAGTATCGCCGAGGACATCAGAGACCTGGCAAATCTTGTCGTCAAAGATAAAAAAATCATCCTCGGCGGACACGACTGGGGCGGCGCGGTGGTTTGGCGCACGGCTCTGTGGTTTCCCGACCTGGTCCAGGGTATTTTTAGCGTCGGCACTCCGTTCATCCCGCCCTCGCGCATCTATCGTTCGCTCGATGACGTCACGCAACTCGAGGGtatgaagagcttgaggtaTCAGCTGCAGTTCCAAGGCGTGCTGATTGATAAGGAGATAACGGATGAAACAAAGATCCGGCAATTTCTTAATGCAATGTTTGGCGCGAAGGGTCCAGAAAATGAAGTTGGCTTCCATGCAGCAGAAGGCATCCTGTTTCACAACCTACCCAAATTGAACCAATCCCAATTGCTGTCGAACGTTGAGATGGATTATTACGTCTCTAGATATTCTCTACAAGGACAGGCTAAACTTGAAGGACCACTCCGCTGGTATCGCACACGGGCACACAACTACCTCGACGAGTTACGGCTCTTACTGAAGCCCCTCAAATTCTCAATGCCGGCATTGTTCCTAACTGTCACCCGGGACGAAGTGTTACCGTCGAGCATGTCCGAAGGCATGGATCAATACTTTGAAAACCTGACTCGCAGAGAGGTGGATGCGTCTCACTGGGTACTATGGGAATCGCCTACCAAGGTCAATGAGCAGATCCTAGCGTGGCTAGAGATGGTGGTACAGCACAAATCATAG
- a CDS encoding alkaline-phosphatase-like protein, whose product MGRAQGKFEALAHGLFEASGGQESAFWDQLNNEYSSFKNQSICGFMVDATVRPEMMFMGSQAYDGILANGNKAREVGDSTLAMALRRACNVCISCAAMMVVSLSFSIIVVCTCLSKLIHLYTYVGTVPHVALILFLPSVLVPDIVVICLSRLFLSRKRTTITYISRLLGCTFSLILLAATAFHATFYYKTGTEVTWTNAQRYVRDKDGIRLLLSGSNSAIVCVILILGVSWFSQTRLYQYAGRSLNMITAPLLRAPQLWNMCKRSRGCRSVEDAYDYQSFINSQTGNSHGKVYLDLPPQANTGSSRRYPKILALAIFLYLALTAILRPSSPYSQMSTSLPITMLQMIGSHSDSQANRYTFSRNPWPFPQLIHTTNWEKPKGYFKGWAPGDNSILAQMYRDRLPTWLPEAPPAGFCKWLSSNHSNQADREVGDGGGTGRVCHETKVDGMFYNPVNDPLRITNQDEGILDILSDSFRNGTVKIKHIALIMLESTREELFPLQQGSDIHNIILESYKGRKDGDGVNALLSQLTPVAEKITGKSGCWKKTNGSDLGKVPIPEWNDTTLNGYGGINVIGGSAAASLSFKSLAATHCGVWPMPVDSFQESEAQSYQPCISQILHLFNQNKGAKTASNDFVEQEWLTAFFQSITDKYDRQDIFNNEMGFKEIVAKDVLEQRAKARSGLEEINYFGYPETTLKTHVRELIEKVQREKKRMFFSHLTSTTHHPWGLPRDSKKIEYVNTQGKMGWHRGFNSYLNTVRFQDAWLGELLQLFELHGIANETLVVLVGDHGQAFKEDITTRTGTYKNGHVSNFRVPITFRHPHIPRVQYEANATSISILPTILDLLINTGSLNRKDMTIASDLLHDYEGQSLIRPYKSSRNGHRAWNFGVINSGASMLSVTSADAPWRLVIPLDRASQWRFTDLKNDPLELEPLERWSMEQLVGDARNIYGEEASQWLVQADAVAQWWASERKRLWGYKTTK is encoded by the exons ATGGGTCGCGCTCAGGGAAAATTTGAAG CACTTGCGCATGGCTTATTTGAAGCGTCGggaggccaagaaagtgCTTTTTGGGATCAGCTCAACAACGAGTACTCATCTTTTAAGAATCAGAGCATATGTGGTTTCATGGTTGACGCTACGG TGCGGCCGGAAATGATGTTTATGGGAAGCCAGGCGTATGATGGCATTTTAGCCAATGGAAATAAAGCTAGGGAAGTAGGAGACTCCACTCTTgcaatggccttgagaagGGCTTGTAATGTGTGCATT TCTTGTGCAGCTATGATGGTTGTCTCACTcagcttctccatcatcgTTGTCTGCACGTGCCTGTCCAAACTGATTCACCTATATACATACGTTGGAACTGTGCCGCACGTTGCCCTCATACTCTTCCTGCCATCGGTTCTAGTTCCTGACATAGTGGTTATATGTCTGTCACGACTATTCCTGTCCCGGAAAAGGACCACCATCACCTACATAAGCCGTTTGTTAGGCTGCACTTTCTC GCTCATCCTGCTCGCCGCAACAGCTTTCCATGCAACATTCTACTACAAGACTGGCACCGAGGTTACGTGGACAAATGCACAGAGATATGTTCGCGATAAGGATGGCATCAGACTTTTGCTCAGTGGATCCAATTCCGCTATCGTCTGTGTTATTCTCATTTTAGGTGTATCGTGGTTTTCCCAGACGCGTCTGTACCAGTACGCTGGCAGGTCTCTGAACATGATTACGGCACCATTGTTGCGTG CACCACAGCTCTGGAACATGTGCAAACGCAGTCGTGGTTGTCGCAGTGTCGAGGACGCGTATGACTACCAGAGCTTCATCAATTCCCAAACCGGTAACAGCCATGGAAAGGTCTATCTTGACCTACCGCCCCAGGCCAATACCGGGAGCTCGCGCAGATACCCCAAGATTCTGGCCCTGGCCATATTCCTCTACTTAGCCTTGACGGCCATTCTCCGCCCATCCTCACCATATTCTCAAATGTCGACGAGCCTACCCATCACGATGCTGCAGATGATCGGCTCGCACAGTGATAGCCAGGCCAATCGCTATACTTTCAGCAGGAATCCCTGGCCCTTTCCGCAACTCATCCATACGACAAACTGGGAAAAGCCGAAAGGGTACTTCAAAGGATGGGCACCGGGTGATAACAGCATTCTGGCCCAGATGTATCGAGACCGTCTGCCGACTTGGTTACCGGAGGCACCTCCTGCTGGATTTTGCAAATGGCTATCGTCAAATCATTCGAACCAAGCGGATAGAGAGGTAGGGGATGGTGGTGGCACTGGTCGTGTCTGCCACGAAACAAAGGTCGATGGTATGTTCTACAATCCAGTGAACGACCCACTTCGGATCACCAATCAGGATGAAGGAATTTTGGACATCCTTAGTGATTCATTTAGGAATGGGACAGTCAAGATCAAACACATTGCTCTCATCATGCTCGAAAGCACTAGAGAGGAGCTCTTTCCCCTACAACAGGGGTCGGACATTCACAACATCATCCTGGAGTCTTATAAGGGACGAAAAGACGGAGATGGTGTCAATGCGCTTTTATCCCAACTAACTCCAGTGGCGGAGAAGATCACTGGAAAATCTGGTTGCTGGAAGAAAACAAATGGTTCGGATCTCGGCAAAGTACCAATACCAGAGTGGAATGACACAACGCTGAATGGTTACGGTGGCATCAATGTCATTGGTGGTTCCGCTGCCGCTTCTCTTTCGTTCAAGAGCTTGGCTGCGACTCACTGTGGAGTCTGGCCTATGCCTGTCGACAGCTTTCAAGAATCCGAGGCGCAGAGCTACCAACCTTGCATCTCACAAATCCTACACCTCTTCAATCAAAATAAGGGGGCTAAGACGGCTTCGAACGACTTCGTGGAGCAGGAATGGCTCACAGCCTTCTTTCAATCTATAACAGACAAGTATGATCGCCAGGACATATTCAACAATGAGATGGGTTTCAAAGAGATCGTAGCTAAGGATGTCTTGGAACAAAGAGCTAAGGCACGGTCCGGTTTGGAAGAAATCAACTATTTTGGATACCCTGAAACAACTTTAAAGACACATGTACGAGAGCTCATTGAGAAAGTGCAAcgggagaagaagagaatgttCTTTTCCCATTTAACTAGCACAACCCATCACCCTTGGGGGCTACCCCGTGATTCCAAAAAGATCGAGTATGTGAATACACAAGGAAAGATGGGATGGCATAGGGGCTTCAACAGCTACTTGAATACTGTGAGGTTCCAGGATGCATGGCTCGGTGAGCTTCTGCAGTTATTCGAACTACACGGCATTGCCAACGAGACTCTTGTGGTCCTTGTCGGAGACCATGGGCAGGCATTCAAAGAGGATATCACCACCAGGACCGGAACCTACAAGAATGGCCATGTCAGCAACTTTCGGGTGCCCATCACGTTCAGGCATCCTCATATCCCTCGCGTGCAGTACGAAGCGAATGCAACTTCAATCTCCATTCTTCCCACGATCTTGGACTTGCTCATTAACACCGGCTCGCTTAACCGTAAGGACATGACCATAGCCTCTGATCTCCTTCACGATTATGAAGGACAATCGCTCATCCGGCCATATAAGAGCTCTCGGAACGGCCATCGTGCATGGAACTTTGGCGTCATCAACAGCGGGGCGAGTATGCTCTCAGTGACGTCCGCAGATGCGCCCTGGAGGCTTGTCATACCTCTTGACCGTGCATCTCAGTGGAGATTCACCGACTTGAAGAACGACCCGCTCGAGCTTGAGCCTCTTGAGAGATGGTCAATGGAACAGTTAGTTGGTGATGCGAGAAACATCTATGGCGAGGAAGCGTCGCAATGGCTTGTACAAGCTGATGCTGTGGCTCAGTGGTGGGCTTCAGAACGTAAAAGGCTCTGGGGATACAAGACTACGAAATAG